A window of the Macaca nemestrina isolate mMacNem1 chromosome X, mMacNem.hap1, whole genome shotgun sequence genome harbors these coding sequences:
- the LOC105476641 gene encoding UDP-N-acetylglucosamine--peptide N-acetylglucosaminyltransferase 110 kDa subunit isoform X1, with protein MASSVGNVADSTEPTKRMLSFQGLAELAHREYQAGDFEAAERHCMQLWRQEPDNTGVLLLLSSIHFQCRRLDRSAHFSTLAIKQNPLLAEAYSNLGNVYKERGQLQEAIEHYRHALRLKPDFIDGYINLAAALVAAGDMEGAVQAYVSALQYNPDLYCVRSDLGNLLKALGRLEEAKACYLKAIETQPNFAVAWSNLGCVFNAQGEIWLAIHHFEKAVTLDPNFLDAYINLGNVLKEARIFDRAVAAYLRALSLSPNHAVVHGNLACVYYEQGLIDLAIDTYRRAIELQPHFPDAYCNLANALKEKGSVAEAEDCYNTALRLCPTHADSLNNLANIKREQGNIEEAVRLYRKALEVFPEFAAAHSNLASVLQQQGKLQEALMHYKEAIRISPTFADAYSNMGNTLKEMQDVQGALQCYTRAIQINPAFADAHSNLASIHKDSGNIPEAIASYRTALKLKPDFPDAYCNLAHCLQIVCDWTDYDERMKKLVSIVADQLEKNRLPSVHPHHSMLYPLSHGFRKAIAERHGNLCLDKINVLHKPPYEHPKDLKLSDGRLRVGYVSSDFGNHPTSHLMQSIPGMHNPDKFEVFCYALSPDDGTNFRVKVMAEANHFIDLSQIPCNGKAADRIHQDGIHILVNMNGYTKGARNELFALRPAPIQAMWLGYPGTSGALFMDYIITDQETSPAEVAEQYSEKLAYMPHTFFIGDHANMFPHLKKKAVIDFKSNGHIYDNRIVLNGIDLKAFLDSLPDVKIVKMKCPDGGDNADSSNTALNMPVIPMNTIAEAVIEMINRGQIQITINGFSISNGLATTQINNKAATGEEVPRTIIVTTRSQYGLPEDAIVYCNFNQLYKIDPSTLQMWANILKRVPNSVLWLLRFPAVGEPNIQQYAQNMGLPQNRIIFSPVAPKEEHVRRGQLADVCLDTPLCNGHTTGMDVLWAGTPMVTMPGETLASRVAASQLTCLGCLELIAKNRQEYEDIAVKLGTDLEYLKKIRGKVWKQRISSPLFNTKQYTMELERLYLQMWEHYAAGNKPDHMIKPVEVTESA; from the exons AACCAACGAAACGTATGCTTTCCTTCCAAGGGTTAGCTGAGTTGGCACATCGAGAATATCAGGCAGGAGATTTTGAGGCAGCTGAAAGACACTGCATGCAGCTCTGGAGACAAGAGCCAGACAATACTGGTGTGCTTTTATTACTTTCATCTATACACTTCCAGTGTCGAAGGCTGGACAG ATCTGCTCACTTTAGCACTCTGGCAATTAAACAGAACCCCCTTCTGGCAGAAGCTTATTCGAATTTGGGGAATGTGTACAAGGAAAGAGGGCAGTTGCAGGAGGCAATTGAGCATTATCGACATGCATTGCGTCTCAAACCTGATTTCATCGATGGTTATATTAACCTGGCAGCCGCCTTGGTAGCAGCGGGTGACATGGAAGGGGCAGTACAAGCTTACGTCTCTGCTCTTCAGTACAATCCT GATTTGTACTGTGTTCGCAGTGACCTGGGGAACCTGCTCAAAGCCCTGGGTCGCTTGGAAGAAGCCAAG GCATGTTATTTGAAAGCAATTGAGACGCAACCGAACTTTGCAGTAGCTTGGAGTAATCTTGGCTGTGTTTTCAATGCACAAGGGGAAATTTGGCTTGCAATTCATCACTTTGAAAAG GCTGTCACCCTTGACCCAAACTTTCTGGATGCTTATATCAATTTAGGAAATGTCTTGAAAGAGGCACGCATTTTTGACAG AGCTGTGGCAGCTTACCTTCGTGCCCTAAGTTTGAGTCCGAATCATGCAGTGGTGCATGGCAACCTGGCTTGTGTATACTATGAGCAAGGCCTGATAGATCTGGCAATAGACACCTACAGGCGGGCTATCGAACTACAACCACATTTCCCTGATGCTTACTGCAACTTAGCCAATGCTCTCAAAGAGAAGGGCAGT gtTGCCGAAGCAGAAGATTGTTATAATACAGCTCTCCGTCTGTGTCCCACCCATGCAGACTCTCTGAATAACCTAGCCAATATCAAACGAGAACAGGGAAACATTGAAGAGGCAGTTCGCTTGTATCGTAAAGCATTAGAA GTCTTCCCAGAGTTTGCTGCTGCCCATTCAAATTTAGCAAGTGTACTGCAGCAGCAGGGAAAACTGCAGGAAGCTCTGATGCATTATAAGGAGGCTATTCG AATCAGTCCTACCTTTGCTGATGCCTACTCTAATATGGGAAACACTCTAAAGGAGATGCAGGATGTTCAGGGAGCCTTGCAGTGTTACACGCGTGCCATCCAAATTAATCCTGCCTTTGCAGATGCGCATAGCAATCTGGCTTCCATTCATAAG gATTCAGGGAATATTCCAGAGGCTATAGCTTCTTACCGCACGGCTCTGAAACTTAAGCCTGATTTTCCTGATGCTTATTGTAACTTGGCTCATTGCCTGCAG ATTGTCTGTGATTGGACAGACTATGATGAACGAATGAAGAAGTTGGTCAGTATTGTGGCTGACCAGTTAGAGAAGAATAGGTTGCCTTCTGTGCATCCTCATCATAGTATGCTATATCCTCTTTCTCATGGCTTCAGGAAGGCTATTGCTGAGAGGCATGGCAACCTGTGCTTAGATAAG ATTAATGTACTTCATAAACCACCATATGAACATCCAAAAGACTTGAAGCTCAGTGATGGTCGGCTGCGTGTAGGATATGTGAGTTCTGACTTTGGGAATCATCCTACTTCTCACCTCATGCAGTCTATTCCAGGCATGCACAATCCTGATAAATTTGAG GTGTTCTGTTATGCCCTGAGCCCAGATGATGGCACAAACTTCCGAGTGAAGGTGATGGCAGAAGCCaatcatttcattgatctttctCAG ATTCCATGCAATGGAAAAGCAGCTGATCGCATCCATCAGGATGGAATTCATATCCTTGTAAATATGAATGGCTATACCAAGGGTGCTCGAAATGAGCTCTTTGCTCTCAGGCCAGCTCCTATTCAG GCAATGTGGCTGGGATACCCTGGGACGAGTGGTGCACTTTTCATGGATTATATTATCACTGATCAGGAAACTTCACCAGCTGAAGTTGCTGAGCAGTATTCTGAGAAATTGGCTTATATGCCCCATACTTTTTTTATTGGTGATCATGCTAATATGTTCCCTCACCTGAAG AAAAAAGCAGTCATCGATTTTAAGTCCAATGGACACATTTATGACAATCGGATAGTTCTGAATGGCATTGACCTCAAAGCATTTCTTGATAGTCTACCAGATGTGAAAATCGTCAAG atgaaGTGTCCTGATGGAGGAGACAATGCAGACAGCAGTAACACAGCTCTTAATATGCCTGTTATTCCTATGAATACTATTGCAGAAGCAGTTATTGAAATGATTAACAGAGGACAGATTCAAATAACAATTAATGGATTCAGTATTAGCAATGGACTGGCAACTACTCAG ATCAACAATAAGGCTGCAACTGGAGAGGAGGTTCCCCGTACCATTATTGTAACCACCCGTTCTCAGTATGGGTTACCAGAAGATGCCATTGTATACTGTAACTTTAATCAGCTGTATAAAATTGACCCTTCTACTTTGCAGATGTGGGCAAAT ATTCTGAAGCGTGTTCCCAATAGTGTACTCTGGCTGTTGCGTTTTCCAGCAGTAGGAGAGCCGAATATTCAACAGTATGCACAAAACATGGGCCTGCCCCAGAACCGTATCATTTTTTCACCTGTTGCTCCTAAAGAGGAACATGTCAGGAGAGGCCAGCTGGCTGATGTCTGCTTGGACACTCCACTCTGTAATGGGCACACCACAGGGATGGATGTCCTCTGGGCAGGGACCCCCATGGTGACTATGCCAG gaGAGACTCTTGCTTCTCGAGTTGCAGCTTCCCAGCTTACTTGCTTAGGCTGTCTTGAGCTTATTGCTAAAAACAGACAAGAGTATGAAGACATAGCTGTGAAGCTGGGAACTGATCTAGAATA CCTGAAGAAAATTCGTGGCAAAGTCTGGAAACAAAGAATATCTAGCCCTCTGTTCAACACCAAACAATACACAATGGAACTAGAGCGGCTCTATCTACAGATGTGGGAGCATTATGCAGCTGGCAACAAACCTGACCACATGATTAAGCCTGTTGAAGTCACTGAGTCAGCATAA
- the LOC105476641 gene encoding UDP-N-acetylglucosamine--peptide N-acetylglucosaminyltransferase 110 kDa subunit isoform X2 yields MASSVGNVADSTGLAELAHREYQAGDFEAAERHCMQLWRQEPDNTGVLLLLSSIHFQCRRLDRSAHFSTLAIKQNPLLAEAYSNLGNVYKERGQLQEAIEHYRHALRLKPDFIDGYINLAAALVAAGDMEGAVQAYVSALQYNPDLYCVRSDLGNLLKALGRLEEAKACYLKAIETQPNFAVAWSNLGCVFNAQGEIWLAIHHFEKAVTLDPNFLDAYINLGNVLKEARIFDRAVAAYLRALSLSPNHAVVHGNLACVYYEQGLIDLAIDTYRRAIELQPHFPDAYCNLANALKEKGSVAEAEDCYNTALRLCPTHADSLNNLANIKREQGNIEEAVRLYRKALEVFPEFAAAHSNLASVLQQQGKLQEALMHYKEAIRISPTFADAYSNMGNTLKEMQDVQGALQCYTRAIQINPAFADAHSNLASIHKDSGNIPEAIASYRTALKLKPDFPDAYCNLAHCLQIVCDWTDYDERMKKLVSIVADQLEKNRLPSVHPHHSMLYPLSHGFRKAIAERHGNLCLDKINVLHKPPYEHPKDLKLSDGRLRVGYVSSDFGNHPTSHLMQSIPGMHNPDKFEVFCYALSPDDGTNFRVKVMAEANHFIDLSQIPCNGKAADRIHQDGIHILVNMNGYTKGARNELFALRPAPIQAMWLGYPGTSGALFMDYIITDQETSPAEVAEQYSEKLAYMPHTFFIGDHANMFPHLKKKAVIDFKSNGHIYDNRIVLNGIDLKAFLDSLPDVKIVKMKCPDGGDNADSSNTALNMPVIPMNTIAEAVIEMINRGQIQITINGFSISNGLATTQINNKAATGEEVPRTIIVTTRSQYGLPEDAIVYCNFNQLYKIDPSTLQMWANILKRVPNSVLWLLRFPAVGEPNIQQYAQNMGLPQNRIIFSPVAPKEEHVRRGQLADVCLDTPLCNGHTTGMDVLWAGTPMVTMPGETLASRVAASQLTCLGCLELIAKNRQEYEDIAVKLGTDLEYLKKIRGKVWKQRISSPLFNTKQYTMELERLYLQMWEHYAAGNKPDHMIKPVEVTESA; encoded by the exons GGTTAGCTGAGTTGGCACATCGAGAATATCAGGCAGGAGATTTTGAGGCAGCTGAAAGACACTGCATGCAGCTCTGGAGACAAGAGCCAGACAATACTGGTGTGCTTTTATTACTTTCATCTATACACTTCCAGTGTCGAAGGCTGGACAG ATCTGCTCACTTTAGCACTCTGGCAATTAAACAGAACCCCCTTCTGGCAGAAGCTTATTCGAATTTGGGGAATGTGTACAAGGAAAGAGGGCAGTTGCAGGAGGCAATTGAGCATTATCGACATGCATTGCGTCTCAAACCTGATTTCATCGATGGTTATATTAACCTGGCAGCCGCCTTGGTAGCAGCGGGTGACATGGAAGGGGCAGTACAAGCTTACGTCTCTGCTCTTCAGTACAATCCT GATTTGTACTGTGTTCGCAGTGACCTGGGGAACCTGCTCAAAGCCCTGGGTCGCTTGGAAGAAGCCAAG GCATGTTATTTGAAAGCAATTGAGACGCAACCGAACTTTGCAGTAGCTTGGAGTAATCTTGGCTGTGTTTTCAATGCACAAGGGGAAATTTGGCTTGCAATTCATCACTTTGAAAAG GCTGTCACCCTTGACCCAAACTTTCTGGATGCTTATATCAATTTAGGAAATGTCTTGAAAGAGGCACGCATTTTTGACAG AGCTGTGGCAGCTTACCTTCGTGCCCTAAGTTTGAGTCCGAATCATGCAGTGGTGCATGGCAACCTGGCTTGTGTATACTATGAGCAAGGCCTGATAGATCTGGCAATAGACACCTACAGGCGGGCTATCGAACTACAACCACATTTCCCTGATGCTTACTGCAACTTAGCCAATGCTCTCAAAGAGAAGGGCAGT gtTGCCGAAGCAGAAGATTGTTATAATACAGCTCTCCGTCTGTGTCCCACCCATGCAGACTCTCTGAATAACCTAGCCAATATCAAACGAGAACAGGGAAACATTGAAGAGGCAGTTCGCTTGTATCGTAAAGCATTAGAA GTCTTCCCAGAGTTTGCTGCTGCCCATTCAAATTTAGCAAGTGTACTGCAGCAGCAGGGAAAACTGCAGGAAGCTCTGATGCATTATAAGGAGGCTATTCG AATCAGTCCTACCTTTGCTGATGCCTACTCTAATATGGGAAACACTCTAAAGGAGATGCAGGATGTTCAGGGAGCCTTGCAGTGTTACACGCGTGCCATCCAAATTAATCCTGCCTTTGCAGATGCGCATAGCAATCTGGCTTCCATTCATAAG gATTCAGGGAATATTCCAGAGGCTATAGCTTCTTACCGCACGGCTCTGAAACTTAAGCCTGATTTTCCTGATGCTTATTGTAACTTGGCTCATTGCCTGCAG ATTGTCTGTGATTGGACAGACTATGATGAACGAATGAAGAAGTTGGTCAGTATTGTGGCTGACCAGTTAGAGAAGAATAGGTTGCCTTCTGTGCATCCTCATCATAGTATGCTATATCCTCTTTCTCATGGCTTCAGGAAGGCTATTGCTGAGAGGCATGGCAACCTGTGCTTAGATAAG ATTAATGTACTTCATAAACCACCATATGAACATCCAAAAGACTTGAAGCTCAGTGATGGTCGGCTGCGTGTAGGATATGTGAGTTCTGACTTTGGGAATCATCCTACTTCTCACCTCATGCAGTCTATTCCAGGCATGCACAATCCTGATAAATTTGAG GTGTTCTGTTATGCCCTGAGCCCAGATGATGGCACAAACTTCCGAGTGAAGGTGATGGCAGAAGCCaatcatttcattgatctttctCAG ATTCCATGCAATGGAAAAGCAGCTGATCGCATCCATCAGGATGGAATTCATATCCTTGTAAATATGAATGGCTATACCAAGGGTGCTCGAAATGAGCTCTTTGCTCTCAGGCCAGCTCCTATTCAG GCAATGTGGCTGGGATACCCTGGGACGAGTGGTGCACTTTTCATGGATTATATTATCACTGATCAGGAAACTTCACCAGCTGAAGTTGCTGAGCAGTATTCTGAGAAATTGGCTTATATGCCCCATACTTTTTTTATTGGTGATCATGCTAATATGTTCCCTCACCTGAAG AAAAAAGCAGTCATCGATTTTAAGTCCAATGGACACATTTATGACAATCGGATAGTTCTGAATGGCATTGACCTCAAAGCATTTCTTGATAGTCTACCAGATGTGAAAATCGTCAAG atgaaGTGTCCTGATGGAGGAGACAATGCAGACAGCAGTAACACAGCTCTTAATATGCCTGTTATTCCTATGAATACTATTGCAGAAGCAGTTATTGAAATGATTAACAGAGGACAGATTCAAATAACAATTAATGGATTCAGTATTAGCAATGGACTGGCAACTACTCAG ATCAACAATAAGGCTGCAACTGGAGAGGAGGTTCCCCGTACCATTATTGTAACCACCCGTTCTCAGTATGGGTTACCAGAAGATGCCATTGTATACTGTAACTTTAATCAGCTGTATAAAATTGACCCTTCTACTTTGCAGATGTGGGCAAAT ATTCTGAAGCGTGTTCCCAATAGTGTACTCTGGCTGTTGCGTTTTCCAGCAGTAGGAGAGCCGAATATTCAACAGTATGCACAAAACATGGGCCTGCCCCAGAACCGTATCATTTTTTCACCTGTTGCTCCTAAAGAGGAACATGTCAGGAGAGGCCAGCTGGCTGATGTCTGCTTGGACACTCCACTCTGTAATGGGCACACCACAGGGATGGATGTCCTCTGGGCAGGGACCCCCATGGTGACTATGCCAG gaGAGACTCTTGCTTCTCGAGTTGCAGCTTCCCAGCTTACTTGCTTAGGCTGTCTTGAGCTTATTGCTAAAAACAGACAAGAGTATGAAGACATAGCTGTGAAGCTGGGAACTGATCTAGAATA CCTGAAGAAAATTCGTGGCAAAGTCTGGAAACAAAGAATATCTAGCCCTCTGTTCAACACCAAACAATACACAATGGAACTAGAGCGGCTCTATCTACAGATGTGGGAGCATTATGCAGCTGGCAACAAACCTGACCACATGATTAAGCCTGTTGAAGTCACTGAGTCAGCATAA